The nucleotide window gaaaaaaaaaggcaGTCCTATTCAGGAAACTCCCACCAATCCAGAGTCTTAAGCTATGAAGCACCAACACGCCAATTTGATGGGCGTATCTGTGTCGGGCACGGATATGTCTCTGACACAACTGGACGTGTCCGACACATGTTATTTTGGACACAGTGTATCCGTGTCAAACCTGTGCCTTTCCTTACCACTCCGCAGCTCGCATGTGGTGCTGAGTTTCTGTGGACGACAGCCTTCTCCGCAACATCACTGACTACTGCCATCGCAATTTCACTCCCTTCCTCAACTTCCACGACCACACCCACCACCCACCACCACCATCTCCGCTAGCTTCCCTTCGTCGACCGACATCGACTCCATCTGCTTGAATGACCTCGGCAATGACTGCAGTATCGTCATCGACATATCTAGATGCGGCAATATCATCACCCACCTTGCACGGCCATGCCCTCAGCGTTTCTCCACGACGTCCACTCGCAACAACACAAAGGGTGCCCTTGTCGCCAGGTCATAGCACATGTCCTCGTCGTGTCTGTATCCCATTTTTTTTAAAAGTGACGTATTGCCGTATCCATACCATGTCATATCCGCGTATCGTGTCCGTGCTTCTTAGGTCTTAAgacaagaaaaatgaagtcttCTGAAAATTTTCAGAAGTAGTGTCTTTCACCAGTTTACTGTTTCACTTGTCATATGTTACTTACAATTACGTAAGAAAATGGAAACATAAGCTGATTGCAATTTAATTTAAATTAGAAAGGCTGTGatcataattggattggtttCATAAATGGTTGTGTAAAAAAGAAGATAATGAAGCAATGAAGGTTCACAGTTTGTAATATTGAAGTGAAGCAAAATAATTGAGAAATCTGTGCATACCTGTAATGTGTGAGTTTCACTTCACATATATGGGACACTGCAGTATTCTCTTTATTCCTAACTGAGAGAAGTTTCTTTGAATTGTGACAACTCCAGTCTTTTGTGGTCTTGATTTATTGAGCTGACTTAAAGGGTTCCTGGGTGCGGCAGGGCCTAAAGCCTGAAAAGCATAATCAATGGTTACaggtatgaattacaataaacaaGGAATGATCAATAAGAAAATGCACCTTATATTCACTAACCTTGGATTCTGACTCTTGGCAGACCAATTTAGCATCACCTGCTTTATTTTGATGGTGCACACGTTGAGTTACATCCTTAATTCGTGTTTCATGTGCCCTTATGACAGTTCCTGATGCCTTCTTTTCCTTGCACATTCCATTTTTCTGTATTTTAGTAGTGTTGACATTCTGGACTATGCTTCCAGGGCTGCAAGAGGAACCTACACTAGATTTTCCTGCAGAAGAATTGTAATTCTGTGAAATTCCACCCTTTGTAATCTCTCTTGTGGAGTATTTTGCAGTCCTGCTGCCTCTCATACCTGAAATGTGAGCCACACTAGAAACTTTGCCAGCAACCTGAGAAGTTACTCTCTTCACATCACAAGTCTTCCTGGGACCTCGAAAGCTTGACTTTGGCCTCAAATTTTGGTACTTGGACATGACACCACTCGACAAGCTTGTTTCAGTTGCAGCATTGGCCTCGAGAACACTTGAGCTCTGTAACGGTTTCCTGGAAGATGAACTTTCTGTGATCGTGCTCGTTGAGCTATTCCGAGTAGTAGCCTTCTTCTTTACTGTATCCAAACTTTTCCCACCCATTAACTTCCTGAGAAGCATGCATTGATCATCAAAGAGACCAAAAGGGTAACAACTATTCAGAAACATATTGATCATGCCAAAAATCAATGATACCTAACAGGATGTTGTTTAGCGGTTAAAGAACCATTCACATTTCCTAACCATTTCCGGCTCTCGCAATGCTTGCCTCTAGATCGTGAGACAGACTCAGGAATCTTCGGAGAGTAGCATCGAGAAATCAGCAAAATATCTTGATATTTGCCAACGTTTTTGAAGGACTTCTTGAGTTGTTGAGAAGACATTTGATGGATCCTGAAATAAATGCATTGTCAACTTAATAGGCCAATCAATATGAGCACCAGCAATATCCTTAGTTGATCATGGAAGCTTACGGATGTGATACCCGGAACCAAGCATCGTCACTGCCAACAAACGCCGAAGAGGAATTTAGATTACTCTTAAAATTGGCTTAAAAACCACTATTTCCTAATGCTCACATGTCATTGTCCACGGATTGAGCTTCAATCGTTAGGTCTACCCATAATGGGGCTTCAATTTCTTCCTGTAAAGTAAATGACCACCAAGAAAGCTTTGATCAGAGACATATGAGCAGGAAATGATCTTTATAGCATATGAAAGATTGAGATGCAATACGATCAAATCAAGAACCCTTGTTTCTCCATGGAAAACCTAATCGATGATAACCCAATCCAAACGACCCATCGTAGACAACTCCATGTTTCAGAATCAAGAATTCACCCAAGAACATTAGAAAGCGATCACCGAATAAAATGACCTAACGGAATCAAAAGGAACTCAAGACTTCATGCTCAACAGGGTATAACGCATTGGTACTTCGAAATATCTACGACGGAGCTCGAGATCGAGGATCGAACAATGATTCGTACCAGAAAAGCCCAGTGATCGTTGCCGTCGAAGCCCTTTCCTTGGATCACCTTGCGACTAACCTGAGAGGGTTTCCCCTTTTCCTTCTGCAACCccatctctctcttcctcctccgcctcctcttcgGCCGGAATCCTTACCGTTGTAATTGGGAAGCGATACGAGTCCAACAAGAGACTTAAAGCCCAGCAACTGCATCGTGCATGTCTGGTTTCGTAGGACATCTCGTTAACGGTTCAGATTAGAAGTTCATGACATCCAAGGGCTACACGAGacggacatatatatatatatatatatatacatatatatatatatatatatatataaataaagaaaTAATATCATGCCagcaatattttaaattatcataagataaaaaaattaaaaaaaaaataaaatagtaatTAAGAAGATATGTCTGAGCCCGGGTTCGAACCGGGGACCTCTAGTGTGTGAGACTAgcgtgataaccaactacaccacccAGACGACGGATCTGGACCTATTATATAAATGTGGTTTCGTAGGACATCTTGTTAACGGTTCGGATTAGAAGTTCATGACATTTCGTAGGACATCTCGTTTAAATTATCCTAAGATAAAAATAAATGGAATAATAATTAATAAGATATGTCTGTCTGAGCCCGGGTTCGAACCGGGGACCTCTAGTGTGTGAGACTAgcgtgataaccaactacaccacccAGACGACTTTGTTAGTGTCATTGGAACATAAtttctaataataatattattatataaaattgtaGGACAAAATAATATGcgccgttgccggggatcgaacccgggtcacccacgtgacaggcgggaatactcaccactatactacaacgaccTTGTTGCTTATTGTTGAAATATTTACCCTTTTATTGCTTTGTATCCACTGACTTGCATTTGCAGTTTAGGTGAATGTTTGCTATTTGAGTCTCGATCGGAAGAAGAAAATGCAAGTATAATCTATGAGGTCCACATTAGCCAGTGGCCCGCATAGTTGAGGTGGCGAGGACTCTTCGGACGCCACCTGATAAAGGCCACACTGACCATCCTTAGATGCGAGAAATTGTCTCAAATCTTATGGAATTTGTCCTTTAGATATGGACCTTAAAAGACAGTCTTGGAAGAGGATTCACCCTTCGCCTCCTAATTAGGCCTCAGTTTTCTAACTCTCGTGAGTAAATATGATAGGAGAAACGTAAAACCACAATCACTACCACACCGATGAGAACACACTATGACGATTCCCTCTTTGTAGTTAGCTAGCTAATCTTCCTCTTGTCGGTAGGAGACAAGCGAGCGACAACTGGCCATGTAAAAATTTCTTGAATCTATGACATCCTCAATCAACTATTTAAGGAATAAAGAGTGTCATTTGAGGTATGCAGCATGTGTGCTCTCGATTTAGTTCATAATAACTACACGTTATT belongs to Musa acuminata AAA Group cultivar baxijiao chromosome BXJ1-11, Cavendish_Baxijiao_AAA, whole genome shotgun sequence and includes:
- the LOC135584159 gene encoding uncharacterized protein LOC135584159, which translates into the protein MGLQKEKGKPSQVSRKVIQGKGFDGNDHWAFLEEIEAPLWVDLTIEAQSVDNDIDDAWFRVSHPIHQMSSQQLKKSFKNVGKYQDILLISRCYSPKIPESVSRSRGKHCESRKWLGNVNGSLTAKQHPVRKLMGGKSLDTVKKKATTRNSSTSTITESSSSRKPLQSSSVLEANAATETSLSSGVMSKYQNLRPKSSFRGPRKTCDVKRVTSQVAGKVSSVAHISGKSSVGSSCSPGSIVQNVNTTKIQKNGMCKEKKASGTVIRAHETRIKDVTQRVHHQNKAGDAKLVCQESESKALGPAAPRNPLSQLNKSRPQKTGVVTIQRNFSQLGIKRILQCPIYVK